In Phragmites australis chromosome 18, lpPhrAust1.1, whole genome shotgun sequence, the genomic window TTGGGGGAAAAAAATCAATCTTTGCTTACTTCTTCACAAAGAAAAAACGTTTTCTCAGTCATTTATTTATAAGCAGCTGCGTTATCATGTCGTGTCGACAACACGAGAAAAAAGGGTAATGGCGTTGCTGTGGGCGTCTCGTGGATATTCCTGGACGCTCCAAGGAATACCTACCTGCCCTGTGATTTGGACGCTTTAATATCTAAATTTGTAGGATCGATGTACTTAGGGATAGATTGAGAAGATCGTCGTATGCTCTGCTCAACTTCAGTTAACATATAATACCTTCACCAATCACCAAAATaataatctaaaaatagaaatgcAATTTATGTTTGGTAGAGGttcttttaatttaaattttatgtAGGAAGTGATTTTCTACATAAGGTGATTTTTTATCGAGAGTCATTCttttagataaattttataGAGATAATAATTctagaaagaaaataaattagggAAAATTGGTTTTTTAAACTCTCAGTATCTAGTTCACTTTAAAAAATCACTCACACAACATCACTCTAAAGCTAAAAATAATAAACTATTATTTTACAGAACTCTCACTGATtctattttagaaattagtgaAAGAGCTTTGTCAAACAAATTTCATAATACCAATATCTGATGAACAAACGAAGCCACAAagcatatttatatattattcatTTGTCATCTCATCCGATCATGTGAGATGATAAAAGAAGTTAGTTCACGGAGAGGAGGTCATAGAGGAGGTCATACGAGTGGCCTGGCCACTCACGACTGAGCTCGCATAGGATTCGGTTCACAGCGGCTATGCCACACTCTGCTTCTCCGAGGACGATACGTTTGTGGTACATGTACATTGGGTTCTTCCCCATAGGGCAGCTAAACACGTCGTTGCCATTCTTGCAGAACCTGAACGACCACTCCTCGCCATACATATGTGGTTCGAGGAGCTGAGAAATTTAGGGACCTAGAAAGGGGAGGCAATGCATGCAAGCATCACTTGCTGGGATCTGGGTGGGGAGGAGGGGAACCCTACCTAGACGGCGCTATGGAAGATGTCACTGAGGCCGATACGGTCCTTAAAGATACGATTGATCTGGATGATGGAGTTGTTCGTCTTCTCCAAGTCGCCTTTCATCACGTCATACATGTGGAGCACCACCTCCTTAATCTCACCCCCACGACatggctgctcctcctcctcttccttctccagTGGTAGTgcttgctgctgttgttgccactgtaCGATTGAGCATCTTCCTTCGGTGTCGGGCGTGTGATGGGAGAAGGAGGGGGCAGCGGCGGGAGGATGAGGGCGCTCGGGAGTTTGGCAAAATCGGGAGAGGAGAGGTCGAGCGCCATGGTTCAAGTTATATATAAACTAGTCATTAATAATGGGTTATAACTATTATTCATCACTAGTGATTTAATTATCAGTGACAGGTGTACAATTAGTGACGTGTATCCTCtctactcgtcactaatgacttcacTAGTGACGGGTTTTAAGGTGATATGTCACTACTATatttagtgatggatcattTCCAtatcgtcactaatgactcttttattagtgacaggttttgATCGGATCTCAATCCAGATCATGCATTAGGGACGCGTCATCACTGAAATCGTCACTAATAATGCATTAGTCACATGTTCTGGTCAGCCGTAACTAATATGGTATCACTAATCATGATTTATTACGTAGTGctgatatcttttttttcttctcgaaTCTGAAGTCGAACATAGATAGTATCAGATATTTATTATTGCATCCTATATTTACTTCgtaaatcttaaaaaaaaaatccatcctGTTTTTTAACCCTATAAATGACGAGAAGGAAGCTAAAGGGATGAGGTCGCGTTCACACAACTGgtgagatagagagagaacCACCGACTACGAGCCATGGGAAAGGTCTGGCTCGACCACTAGAGCTGATCGAGCGCTGGGAAACCTCCACGTGGTGGCATCGCGTTGCAGGTAGAGCGGCTCCGGTGCTATGTGGAAGTGAGTTGGGTGTGCGCGACAAGAGATGCTAGAGGCTAACCTCAAATTAAGGAATCTGCATATGTAAGATCATCCCTAactatatttctttcatttcgtttccttcccgattcccttcttTGTttccattccttttattttctctaatcttcaacagtttcacttcgaggggaatcgcaaaggaaaagaagagagaatcccgtcctgaagggaatgactctgaaaatcccatcgtgaagagaaccgtgaagagaaactATTAGAAcgctgaagagaacgaaaataccttcacgacgagattttGATTCTAAAGTGAAACTGTTGGGACTAGCCTAATGACGGACGTACGTAACGTAGCCGCACCTGTCAGAGAAGCGTCAAGATTGGTTCTGACAAGTACATACATACGTACATGCATAGTTATGAGGTTCGGCGACTAACTCACGTACATGCATGGATCCAAAACCTATTTATGAGCTCCACCATCTGTTTGTGATGCAAAATGCGTACACATATACAGATCCATTTGTTCAGAGAATGTTCCATGAGTCACCCATATAAAATGTAGTATTTTAGAGACGGAAAGGGGGCTCCATCGATTAGACAGAGCTTGAGTGACAAATAACATCAGTTAATTGAAATCTGGTACGTACGGTTGGACCAACCCTGTTTAATCTGTACCTtatccttgctgctgctgcaatgTTCCCATGGAGTCAACACCAGAACCACTTGGATCAGTATACATGCACCAGCTGTCTTCCTCTTCCAGCCTGATGATCAGATGATCAGCTAGCTGTTAAATTTTAGTCTCATCATCAGCACTCACTAACTGCTACTACTAATTGCTTGAGGATCTATTCTAGGTGAATGTGTTCTTCCCACTAAGATGGATGAGTCAACCAAGGTAACCCTACGAGAGCGCGGCACTACCGTATATGCCTGATATTGTTTGTTATATAACCATCCGATGCTTCCAAATACTTCATTTTAAGTTCAGAGTATACTAACCATCCCTATGAATTTCTGAAGGAGTACGTTATATGTTTCTTTAGAGCCTAGACTCCACTGTGGACTCACAACTTCTAAAATGCGTACTACTATCCTTCTGGTATAGTATAGGCAACGTAATAAATTTCCTCCACATAAACTACAACATACTATCATATTATCACACCACATTTATTAATTATAAACTCATTGCAAAGCATAGATTTTAGTTACTAGCATATATATAATTCAAACGTTTACCAGTATACCATAGGTCATGCGCAGTTGACATTTTACACTCTAACCTGACAACACCCTCTCATGATCCGGAGTAGACGTTTGAGATCAAAGCAAAAAAGCGACAATTTGGCATAATCTCCCTTGTCTCAATCCAGACCGTTTGGCGCGGATCTGACGTCCATAAAGCTGCCGAAATTTTACAGTTTAAATTTGGCGCGGGATCATCGGTTAAGACGCGGCTGCTCTGCATTCAGCCACCGCTGCCTGCCTACCTGCAAACTTCAATAAATCTGGCAGACCAAGAAATCCTCGCAACCCAACGTGATAGAAGACGAAAGGCAAAGGATTCCGATCCACCTGCAGCAATTCCAAATCCCGAGGTTCTCCCGCGCGCCATGGCTGTGCCGCCCCACGCCATGccagagcagcagcaggagcaagAAGAAGACGACGACTTCACCTTCCCCACGCCGCCGCAGCTCCCTGCAGCCGCACGCGGCAACGGTCGCCGCGTGTTCCACCTACCCTGCTCGGCGTCCTCGTCTTCCTCCCCGCCGGTCTGGCTGCCCTCCTCCCCCATCCGCCGCAGCTTCTCCGCGGCCGACTGCGCCGCGTCGCCGTGGCGCGCGCGCGTCCTGCTCGGCCGCCACCGCCTCAACGGCGCGTGCTCCCCCGCGCTCAGCGACTACGCCGCCGGCTTCTGCgacgatgaagaagaggaagaagaggagacgATGGACAGCCTGTGGGAGGACCTCAACGACAAGGACGCGGCGGCCGGGGACGACCTGTTCCTCGGCTCCCTCGACGTGTCGCGCCTCCGGTCCATCGCCGGGCCGGACGTCGCCGAGAGGACGAGGAGGGCGGCCAAGGATCAGCGCGAGGCCGCGGTGCTCGGCGCGTCGAGGAgctcgcggcggcggccgccggggCTGGTGGTGATGATGCGCGCGCTCAAGAGGATGTTCGTCGCGCACAAGGACAAGAGCAAGGTGCACAGGGACGAGCAGAGCACCGTCTCTGATTCTGCTTCTGCTTTTTCCTGATCCCTGCAAAAAAGGATGAGCTGCATCAACACAAATGAAAAGTGCAATTTTTGTGGGTGAAAAAGACTCAGCTTAATACTCCAATATGTTCATGTTGATCGTGTTCATTACATCTTGCGGCTTGATCTCTTGATCGGATAGTCTCCACAGACGTTCTACATAGTTACGCCGGTGATGTTCATCGGAGTTCTATGATATGAATGTGTATCTTTGTGCATAGTTTTATCTGTCTTTGGTAAAAAAGAATGTTCTAGTTAGAATGTACATGTTACATGGACAGTTGGATATCAGTGATATTATTCACTTGTGTCCTCTCCTCTTGTGTGTGTTCTTAACTCTTATAATTTGGTTTGCTTGTATATTTGGTCTGAGAAATATATACCAGTGTAATTGCGGTTTACTTATAATTCTACGCAGCTGCATATTCCTTTTATTGTAACCCACCTATCTAATAATTACAAAGATATCATGTGACAGATAGATATAATTCTCCTGCATAATTAGCTGCTTTGCACGATTGAAATTACCTGCGTGTGTATTTGTCCAGAATCTCCTGTGATTGCGATGCATACTGCCAATGTACAGATAAGGCTTTTCTTGGACCAAAGACGAAGAATTAGGCACAAGTCCACTGTCATCTACTCATCTTCTTCCATGATTAGGATCGATTAGGACAAAACCCATCAGCTTAGCTAGGTTGGACCGTGCGCACAATGGACAAAGTCGGTTAGGCCATATGCATATTGTTAGATAATTGTGTGATCTTTGCTATTGTTTTGCAATTAGTCTATTAGTTAAGGGGCAGCCTGCTAATTGTGCAGTTAGGCTATCATTAGGGGCTAATTATCTAATTTTTGTTAAAATATACTGGCTTAgcctattatatttgtataattttaaataaatcttaaatgTCCAACCATGTGAAGGTGGATATGTATCTTTTAGTCCTACCTTG contains:
- the LOC133899430 gene encoding uncharacterized protein LOC133899430 — encoded protein: MAVPPHAMPEQQQEQEEDDDFTFPTPPQLPAAARGNGRRVFHLPCSASSSSSPPVWLPSSPIRRSFSAADCAASPWRARVLLGRHRLNGACSPALSDYAAGFCDDEEEEEEETMDSLWEDLNDKDAAAGDDLFLGSLDVSRLRSIAGPDVAERTRRAAKDQREAAVLGASRSSRRRPPGLVVMMRALKRMFVAHKDKSKVHRDEQSTVSDSASAFS